One Candidatus Scalindua japonica DNA segment encodes these proteins:
- a CDS encoding efflux RND transporter permease subunit, which produces MTKPIIVIIVLVGVFSYLGYNARHFRIDASADSLILENDKDFKYYRKISKTYGSHSYMFITYKPDGGIFAPETLAKLASLRDKLKEIKRVSSVLTLLDVPLLRNPPVPIKELISNIKSLESPNVDLQLAREEIANSPIYQELLVSTDMKMTALMVHFAEDDEYDRILSRRGGLRQKLATNTITPAEHSELEALNREYRACKIRMDKERHSDIASVRRIMDGYREDAELFLGGISMITDDLITFVKNDLEVFGIGIIIFLIVALGIIFRKICWIVLPVLCCTLSVLAMIGILGIFGWEVTVISSNFISLQLIITMALTIHLIVRFRELQVDNPEWSQMELVKETVFSKFIPCLYTTLTTVAGFGSLLICDILPVINFGLMMSVGLVVSLVVTFFLFPAILCLLPKGKTREDRQFCGGFTRFLANVTQNYAKTVFIVTGLLVVMIVAGVSRLTVENSFIDYFRESTEIYQGLKVIDQNLGGTTPLDILVNFNETDQQTDQNANDISFANSDVIAEPGKEPGEVDELDEFEGNDGFGEFDEFDELYEEDNSDKYWFTSDKMAKIMKVHDYLDSLPEIGKVLSLGTMLKVAEQFTKGEPLDDFQLALLYTQLPDNFKDMALTPYISIPDNQARLTVRIKDSLKGLKRDNLLKKITSDMENKLGLQKRQYHLAGMMVLYNNMLQSLFSSQILTIGFVVLALMVMFTLLFRSIKIALIAIIPNIISAIAVLGVMGLAGLPLDFITITIAAISIGIAVDDTIHYIHRFKEEYQVDRDYMNSMHRCHGSIGNAMYYTSLTIIAGFSILVLSYFIPTILFGLLTSLAMFIALITALTLLPRLIIAFKPFGK; this is translated from the coding sequence TTGACTAAACCAATTATTGTCATTATTGTGTTGGTTGGTGTGTTTTCATATCTCGGATATAACGCGAGGCACTTCAGGATAGATGCCTCAGCAGATTCTTTGATACTGGAGAATGACAAAGATTTCAAATATTACCGTAAAATAAGCAAAACATACGGTTCACACAGTTATATGTTTATAACATATAAGCCAGATGGAGGGATTTTTGCTCCTGAGACCCTTGCTAAACTTGCGTCATTACGAGATAAATTAAAAGAGATTAAGCGTGTATCTTCTGTTCTTACTCTCCTTGACGTACCACTTTTAAGAAATCCTCCTGTTCCCATCAAGGAGTTGATATCAAATATTAAGAGTCTGGAAAGTCCGAACGTTGATTTACAGCTTGCACGGGAAGAGATAGCTAATAGTCCGATTTATCAGGAACTTTTAGTTAGTACTGATATGAAGATGACTGCTCTGATGGTCCATTTTGCTGAGGATGATGAGTATGACAGGATTCTCTCCAGGAGAGGTGGCCTGCGGCAGAAACTGGCCACCAATACAATCACTCCGGCAGAGCATTCTGAACTTGAGGCGCTTAATCGTGAATATAGAGCGTGTAAAATCCGCATGGATAAAGAGAGGCACAGTGATATTGCCTCGGTTCGTAGAATAATGGATGGTTATAGAGAGGATGCTGAGTTGTTTCTTGGCGGAATTTCAATGATTACTGATGATCTGATCACATTCGTCAAAAATGACCTTGAAGTATTCGGAATCGGCATTATCATCTTTTTGATTGTAGCTCTTGGAATTATTTTCAGAAAAATCTGCTGGATAGTCTTACCAGTACTCTGTTGTACTCTCTCCGTACTTGCAATGATTGGGATTCTCGGTATTTTTGGTTGGGAGGTGACAGTCATATCATCAAACTTTATCTCTCTGCAGCTTATTATTACCATGGCATTGACTATTCACCTGATTGTCAGGTTTAGAGAATTGCAGGTAGACAATCCGGAGTGGTCTCAAATGGAATTAGTTAAGGAGACTGTCTTTTCGAAATTTATTCCCTGCCTGTATACAACGTTAACGACAGTTGCCGGTTTTGGTTCTCTACTGATTTGTGATATTTTACCCGTTATTAACTTCGGCCTTATGATGAGTGTCGGGCTTGTAGTATCTCTTGTAGTTACTTTTTTTCTCTTTCCTGCTATCCTCTGTTTACTTCCTAAAGGTAAAACAAGAGAGGACAGACAGTTTTGTGGTGGGTTTACTCGTTTCCTGGCAAACGTAACCCAGAATTATGCAAAAACGGTATTTATTGTAACCGGTTTGCTGGTAGTGATGATAGTTGCCGGTGTTTCAAGACTGACGGTAGAAAATAGTTTTATCGATTATTTTCGAGAGTCAACTGAGATTTATCAGGGTTTAAAGGTTATTGATCAGAACCTTGGTGGGACGACTCCCCTGGATATTCTTGTGAATTTTAATGAAACTGACCAGCAAACAGACCAGAACGCAAACGATATTTCTTTTGCAAATAGCGATGTAATTGCTGAACCAGGCAAAGAACCTGGTGAAGTTGACGAGCTTGATGAGTTTGAAGGGAATGACGGATTTGGTGAATTTGATGAATTTGATGAGTTATATGAGGAGGATAATTCAGACAAATACTGGTTCACGTCTGATAAAATGGCTAAAATTATGAAAGTCCATGATTATCTTGATAGTTTACCTGAGATTGGAAAAGTTTTATCTTTGGGGACAATGTTAAAGGTTGCGGAGCAATTTACTAAAGGAGAACCTCTTGACGATTTCCAGCTTGCACTACTTTATACTCAATTACCTGACAATTTTAAAGATATGGCTCTTACCCCTTATATATCCATTCCTGATAACCAGGCTCGTTTGACTGTGCGGATAAAAGATTCCTTGAAGGGTTTAAAAAGGGACAATCTGCTCAAAAAGATTACGTCTGATATGGAGAATAAACTTGGTTTACAGAAGCGTCAGTATCACCTGGCAGGTATGATGGTCCTCTATAATAACATGCTTCAAAGCCTTTTCAGTTCTCAGATATTAACGATTGGGTTTGTTGTGCTTGCTTTAATGGTGATGTTTACATTATTATTTCGCTCAATAAAGATAGCGCTGATTGCAATTATACCTAATATAATTTCTGCCATAGCGGTTCTTGGTGTGATGGGACTGGCTGGATTACCGCTTGACTTTATAACGATCACTATCGCAGCAATAAGTATTGGTATTGCAGTTGATGATACTATTCATTACATTCACAGGTTCAAGGAAGAGTATCAAGTTGACAGAGATTATATGAATTCAATGCATCGTTGTCACGGAAGTATAGGAAATGCGATGTACTATACATCCCTCACAATTATTGCCGGTTTTTCTATCCTTGTTTTATCATATTTTATTCCGACGATTCTTTTTGGGCTTCTTACCAGTCTTGCCATGTTTATTGCGCTAATCACTGCATTGACATTACTGCCACGATTGATAATAGCATTTAAGCCTTTTGGAAAATAG
- a CDS encoding ABC transporter substrate-binding protein, whose protein sequence is MKMISCFMLLFLLLSKVVVAEVETDAEKTLKSSVDKVFAIMLDKEMTMDQKKTKVIKITNTVFSFPLMAKLSIGKAHWSAFNDKQKGEFINLFTELFQGFYVDKLDLFSDEEVVFEPATMVKKKKIQIPTTLLSKGKKYSMLYKMSNTKEGWKVYDITIEGVSLVHTYRSQYTHILNSGDVEDLLAKMREKNKKKKIKSCNSNPRL, encoded by the coding sequence ATGAAAATGATCTCTTGTTTTATGTTGTTATTTCTCTTGTTATCTAAAGTTGTAGTTGCGGAAGTTGAAACTGATGCGGAAAAAACATTAAAGTCGTCTGTTGATAAAGTGTTTGCGATAATGTTAGATAAAGAGATGACAATGGACCAGAAAAAAACCAAAGTCATTAAGATTACCAACACAGTCTTTAGTTTTCCATTGATGGCAAAATTATCTATAGGTAAAGCACATTGGTCTGCATTTAATGACAAGCAGAAGGGTGAGTTTATAAACCTGTTCACTGAACTGTTTCAGGGTTTTTATGTTGACAAGTTAGATCTTTTCAGCGACGAAGAGGTAGTCTTTGAGCCTGCGACTATGGTGAAAAAAAAGAAGATCCAGATACCAACAACCCTGCTGTCAAAGGGTAAGAAGTATTCGATGTTATACAAAATGTCCAATACTAAAGAAGGGTGGAAGGTTTACGATATTACCATTGAAGGTGTCAGTCTGGTTCATACATACCGGTCTCAGTATACCCACATTCTCAATAGCGGTGATGTTGAAGATTTACTGGCAAAAATGAGAGAGAAAAATAAAAAAAAGAAAATAAAGAGTTGTAACAGCAATCCTCGTTTATAG
- the mqnC gene encoding cyclic dehypoxanthinyl futalosine synthase: protein MNSTINRVIENICSQKRLSFEDGVNLIGSHDLIGLGTAADRLCQKLHPEQYRTYVVDRNINYTNVCTSGCTFCAFYRDNDHSDGYVLSKDEIFKKIEETISFGGTQILMQGGLHPDLKIEFYIDLLTSIKEKFDIHIHSFSPPEIMHLSELNDLSSKEILALLKNAGLDTIPGGGAEILTDRCRGILSPYKCSADEWLRVMREAHLSGIKSTATMMFGHIETLEERIVHLEKIRQLQDDTGGFTAFIPWTFQPMNTALFLSAEKMTGFKIGGFDYLRTVAVSRLFLDNIPNIQASWVTQGSKIAQLALKFGANDLGSTMIEENVVRAAGVDYRMSKEEMISLIEDLGFEAMQRDCYYNIISRNGKLTP from the coding sequence TTGAATTCTACAATCAATAGGGTGATTGAAAATATCTGTTCTCAAAAAAGATTGTCTTTCGAAGACGGAGTAAACCTCATAGGTTCACACGATTTGATAGGTTTGGGAACAGCAGCAGACAGATTGTGCCAGAAACTCCACCCCGAGCAATACAGGACATATGTAGTAGACCGTAACATAAATTATACGAACGTCTGTACTTCCGGTTGTACGTTTTGTGCTTTTTACAGAGATAATGATCACAGTGATGGTTACGTACTGTCTAAAGATGAAATCTTTAAGAAAATTGAAGAGACGATTTCGTTTGGCGGTACACAAATATTAATGCAGGGAGGTTTGCATCCGGATTTGAAGATAGAATTTTATATCGATCTTTTAACGTCAATTAAAGAGAAGTTTGATATTCACATTCACTCTTTTTCCCCTCCGGAAATAATGCATCTTTCGGAGCTGAATGATCTGTCTTCAAAAGAAATCCTGGCCTTATTAAAGAACGCGGGACTTGATACTATTCCCGGTGGTGGAGCTGAAATACTTACTGACAGATGCAGAGGTATATTAAGCCCGTATAAGTGTTCTGCCGATGAATGGTTGCGTGTAATGAGAGAAGCTCACCTGTCAGGAATAAAAAGTACGGCAACAATGATGTTCGGACATATTGAAACTCTGGAGGAGAGAATTGTACATCTTGAAAAGATCAGACAATTACAGGATGATACCGGAGGCTTTACGGCATTTATCCCTTGGACATTCCAGCCAATGAATACAGCCTTGTTCTTATCTGCTGAGAAGATGACAGGCTTTAAAATTGGTGGATTTGATTACCTCAGAACAGTTGCTGTTTCCCGTCTGTTTCTGGACAATATTCCAAATATTCAGGCGTCATGGGTAACACAAGGATCAAAGATTGCTCAACTTGCATTGAAGTTTGGGGCAAATGATTTGGGAAGTACAATGATTGAAGAGAATGTGGTAAGGGCTGCCGGGGTGGATTATCGTATGAGTAAAGAGGAAATGATTTCATTAATAGAAGATCTGGGTTTTGAGGCGATGCAGAGAGATTGTTACTACAACATTATAAGCAGAAATGGGAAGCTCACTCCCTGA
- a CDS encoding menaquinone biosynthetic enzyme MqnA/MqnD family protein, whose translation MDKLKIGVVPYMNAKPFIYGFLKKADQIDIVYGVPSVLPEMLVNDELDLISMPSVGYFRSTGYEIIPGSAIASNGLVESVKLFIKVPSIEKIRTVALDRDSMTSCVLTKVILGKKYSLKPEYIVLEDKQKIYNEYADAFLVIGDDAMNVREEGFIVLDLGQEWKELTGLPFVYAVWVAKSGSGLQGLSKLIIDAKECGIKSLDEIADVEAARLGMKKERCLWYLKESIKYNLDEQEIRGLKSFYNYALEMGEVKDGVKIEFYNQ comes from the coding sequence ATGGACAAATTGAAGATTGGTGTTGTCCCATATATGAATGCGAAACCATTTATATATGGTTTTCTAAAAAAAGCAGACCAGATAGATATCGTGTATGGTGTTCCGTCGGTTTTACCGGAAATGCTTGTAAATGATGAATTGGACCTGATCTCAATGCCATCTGTGGGATATTTTAGAAGTACCGGTTATGAAATCATTCCGGGAAGTGCCATCGCTTCAAATGGTTTGGTAGAAAGTGTGAAGTTATTTATTAAAGTGCCTTCAATTGAAAAAATCAGAACTGTTGCTCTGGACAGAGATTCTATGACATCGTGTGTTCTTACAAAAGTTATTCTCGGCAAGAAGTACTCTTTGAAGCCGGAATACATTGTACTGGAAGACAAACAGAAAATTTATAATGAATACGCGGATGCCTTTCTTGTCATTGGAGACGATGCTATGAATGTACGGGAAGAGGGTTTTATTGTCTTGGATTTGGGACAGGAGTGGAAGGAGTTAACGGGGCTACCTTTTGTTTACGCAGTATGGGTAGCAAAATCCGGATCCGGATTACAAGGACTCAGCAAACTTATTATTGATGCAAAAGAGTGTGGAATTAAGTCTTTAGACGAAATCGCAGATGTTGAAGCGGCCAGGCTGGGAATGAAAAAAGAGCGTTGTCTCTGGTATCTCAAGGAGTCGATTAAATATAATCTGGATGAGCAGGAAATTCGTGGCCTTAAGTCATTTTATAATTACGCCCTCGAAATGGGAGAAGTTAAGGATGGGGTAAAGATTGAATTCTACAATCAATAG
- a CDS encoding DUF1566 domain-containing protein, which yields MKKKIIVFALAEIFIFIASSIIQTTEGAGIHLRSTYTELTAFQVQQLPHKSIRKVKKWGFFGHSTVNHNYEEKTINGDQVVVDHSTGLTWHQSGSEKHLGWKKVSAWLTDLNEKGYAGYSDWRLPTVEEALTLLESTKNNDGLYIDSVFDKKQKLIWTGDSFKSGDSDVWSIGINRGVWEVRLHKGSVGWMNTTLNFRFVRPLRSGILQRLKGDEVSSAMLQNEKLWLIVEDTEMPPVTDLQKRKIVDVIGAKESNVELRSFYSDLSVSEVQSMPYISIRSDEKWGFYGYSTIKHKYEKSYLNGDNVVIDNATGLMWHQSGSDKYMGWSEAKKWVKRLNNKGYAGHYDWRLPTLEEAATLIEPGERINGLHIDTAFDINQSWIWTGDSCGPDGAWDVEFGNGSVHWSNISDDINYYVVRPVRTVKRRKVLKTDKSKGENRTSSTGINKGVVLERKTYNVFTQKDSNVYHKMNCSVLYNTGNLVEYESPQDAGKAGGLPCNYCNP from the coding sequence ATGAAAAAGAAAATAATAGTATTTGCGTTAGCAGAAATATTCATTTTTATTGCTTCTTCTATTATTCAGACAACAGAGGGAGCAGGTATACACTTGCGTTCGACTTATACTGAATTAACGGCTTTTCAAGTGCAACAATTACCTCATAAATCGATACGAAAAGTGAAAAAATGGGGTTTTTTTGGTCACAGTACGGTTAATCATAATTACGAAGAAAAAACTATAAATGGAGATCAGGTTGTAGTGGACCATTCTACTGGTTTAACATGGCACCAGTCTGGTTCTGAAAAACATTTGGGTTGGAAAAAAGTAAGTGCGTGGTTAACTGATTTGAACGAGAAAGGTTATGCCGGATATAGTGACTGGAGATTGCCTACCGTAGAAGAGGCTTTAACGTTATTAGAATCGACAAAGAATAACGATGGTCTATACATTGACTCTGTATTTGATAAAAAACAAAAATTGATATGGACGGGCGACAGTTTCAAATCTGGTGATAGTGATGTGTGGTCAATAGGTATCAATAGAGGTGTGTGGGAAGTTCGGCTTCATAAAGGTAGCGTAGGATGGATGAATACGACCCTCAATTTTCGCTTTGTGCGCCCGTTGCGTTCAGGTATTTTACAGAGGCTCAAAGGCGATGAAGTCTCCTCGGCAATGCTGCAAAATGAAAAACTATGGCTTATTGTTGAAGATACAGAAATGCCTCCTGTAACAGATCTCCAGAAACGTAAAATAGTTGATGTTATTGGTGCTAAGGAATCAAACGTAGAGCTTCGTTCTTTTTATTCTGATTTATCGGTGTCGGAAGTACAATCGATGCCATATATTTCAATTCGTAGTGATGAAAAATGGGGATTTTATGGTTACAGTACAATTAAACATAAGTATGAAAAAAGTTATTTAAATGGTGATAATGTTGTAATAGATAATGCAACCGGCTTAATGTGGCACCAGTCTGGCTCTGATAAATATATGGGATGGTCAGAAGCGAAGAAATGGGTAAAGAGACTGAATAATAAAGGATATGCCGGCCATTATGACTGGAGGTTACCGACTTTAGAAGAAGCGGCAACCTTAATAGAACCGGGTGAGAGGATTAATGGCCTGCATATAGATACTGCTTTTGATATAAATCAAAGTTGGATTTGGACAGGCGACAGTTGTGGGCCGGATGGTGCCTGGGACGTAGAATTCGGTAACGGAAGCGTGCACTGGAGTAACATTAGCGATGATATCAACTACTATGTTGTACGTCCGGTACGTACGGTGAAACGTCGGAAGGTATTGAAGACTGACAAATCTAAAGGAGAAAACAGAACATCTTCCACTGGCATAAATAAAGGAGTTGTTTTGGAAAGAAAAACATATAATGTATTTACTCAAAAAGACTCTAATGTGTATCACAAAATGAATTGTTCCGTTCTCTATAATACAGGAAATCTGGTAGAATATGAATCACCTCAGGATGCAGGTAAAGCAGGTGGTTTGCCCTGTAATTATTGTAATCCATAA
- the alr gene encoding alanine racemase — translation MSEITWIEVDLNAIEHNLKKIKNRVGSETKILAIVKADAYGHGAVKVCQTLEQNGTDMLGVAYPGEGIELRKNSINTPILILNPVLSEQIEDVIQHSLTATVSSLDMAHEISITAKKSQRNVKVHVEIDTGMGGAGLCPDKALHLIKALLLIDNLEIEGVFTHFNSSDERDKSFTYEQNRKFKEVINQLENNKIIIPLIHAANSAAILDIPDSRFNMVRPGLLLYGIFPSKHVSRNIDLKQAMSFKTRIINLKQLNPGSVIGYGRTYEIQRQTTVGTIPVGYKDGFNRCFSSIANVLISGKRVPIIGRVCMDRCFIDVTNLSDVKIGSEVLLLGTQDTETISIESAANLIGTIPYEIACNIGTKTQKKMYT, via the coding sequence ATGAGTGAAATTACGTGGATTGAAGTAGATCTCAATGCGATTGAGCACAATCTTAAGAAAATTAAGAATAGAGTTGGATCGGAAACAAAAATCCTCGCCATTGTCAAAGCTGATGCATATGGACACGGTGCTGTCAAGGTCTGTCAGACTCTGGAACAAAATGGCACAGATATGCTTGGCGTGGCATATCCGGGGGAGGGGATAGAACTAAGAAAAAATAGCATTAATACACCCATACTTATACTGAACCCTGTTTTATCAGAACAGATAGAAGATGTTATACAACACTCACTTACAGCAACAGTAAGCAGTCTTGATATGGCTCATGAAATATCAATAACTGCAAAAAAATCTCAACGTAACGTAAAGGTTCACGTTGAGATAGATACTGGCATGGGAGGTGCGGGTCTTTGTCCCGACAAAGCTTTACATTTAATTAAAGCACTATTATTAATCGATAACCTGGAGATTGAAGGAGTGTTTACTCACTTCAACTCATCTGATGAAAGAGATAAATCTTTTACCTATGAACAAAATAGAAAATTTAAAGAAGTCATTAATCAGCTTGAAAATAATAAGATCATCATCCCATTAATACATGCCGCTAACAGTGCTGCAATACTAGATATACCTGATTCTCGATTTAATATGGTAAGGCCAGGGTTATTACTTTACGGTATATTCCCATCAAAACATGTATCAAGAAATATTGATTTGAAACAAGCCATGAGCTTCAAGACAAGGATAATTAACCTTAAGCAGCTCAACCCGGGAAGTGTGATTGGTTACGGCAGGACATATGAGATACAACGGCAGACAACCGTGGGGACAATACCAGTTGGCTACAAGGATGGATTCAACAGATGTTTTTCAAGCATTGCTAATGTGCTTATTAGTGGAAAGCGCGTCCCAATCATTGGCCGTGTCTGTATGGACAGGTGTTTCATAGATGTAACTAATCTTTCTGATGTAAAGATTGGAAGCGAAGTTTTACTACTGGGGACTCAGGACACCGAAACAATTTCAATAGAATCAGCAGCGAACTTAATAGGAACTATTCCATA